A stretch of the Capsicum annuum cultivar UCD-10X-F1 chromosome 8, UCD10Xv1.1, whole genome shotgun sequence genome encodes the following:
- the LOC107839068 gene encoding protein ALTERED PHOSPHATE STARVATION RESPONSE 1, translated as MGCAQSRIDNEESVSRCKERRNLMKEAVNYRNIFAASHSAYSIALKNTGAALSDYAQGETPPDPPPPPSSSEPPPPPPPPLPTMEASPLPPPPPPPPAFSPLTPSLQRAFTMPELSKSRGSKMKGIAIDEHNDDEEVEDGGLKRREKRNGLADEKPMTEPTPPPPPPTGETWDYFFNVEGLPEHSLEEVEEEEEEEEEEEEEEELRQVNIEIQNKRFDNVGRNEYGDDSFKTPEKKVRVENEVEETPMTMDETERVFKHSNTAPPEMRGGGVMVGGGNVGYGNNADFFRVLGDIDDHFLKASENAQEVSKMLEATRLHYHSNFADNRGHIDHAARVMQVITWNKSFKGVPSDGSKDDYDIDECETHATVLDKLLAWEKKLYDEMKAGELVKHEYQRKVALLNKLKKRNASLESLEKTKAAVSHLHTRYIVDMQSLDSTVSEVNDIRDKQLYPKLATLVQGMVSMWEFMFSHHKNQLQMATDLKAIEISRFPLETSKHHHERTIQLGNVVKEWHDHFDNLVKNQKLYIQTLYNWLKLNLIPIESSLKEKISSPPRAQNPPIQALLHSWQELLEKLPDELAKSAIASFEAVIRTIIIHQEEEMKLKEKCEETRKEYIRKRQAFEDWYQKYMQRRTPPDMTDPDRATESNPKDPVVEKQLLVDTLKKRLDEETEAHQKHCIQVREKSLGSLKIRLPELFRVMSEYSYACLEAYGRLRLIIQSKLSNGSS; from the exons ATGGGGTGTGCGCAATCGAGAATAGATAACGAAGAATCAGTTTCGAGATGCAAAGAGCGAAGAAACCTTATGAAAGAAGCTGTTAACTATCGCAACATCTTTGCTGCTTCACATTCTGCTTATTCCATTGCTTTGAAAAACACTGGTGCTGCTTTAAGTGACTATGCTCAAGGTGAAACCCCACCTGACCCACCACCGCCACCTTCCTCGTCTGAGCCGCCCCCACCACCACCGCCGCCTTTGCCTACTATGGAAGCTAGTCCTCTTCCACCACCACCTCCTCCTCCACCAGCTTTCTCCCCTTTAACTCCTTCGCTTCAACGCGCTTTTACTATGCCTGAACTGTCGAAATCTAGAGGGAGCAAAATGAAAGGCATTGCAATTGATGAACACAATGATGATGAGGAAGTAGAGGATGGTGGTTTGAaaaggagagaaaagagaaatgGGCTGGCGGATGAGAAGCCTATGACGGAGCCAACGCCACCCCCTCCGCCTCCAACAGGGGAGACGTGGGATTACTTCTTTAATGTGGAGGGACTTCCGGAACATTCATTAGAAGAagtggaggaggaggaggaagaagaagaagaagaggaggaggaggaggagttgCGCCAAGTGAATATCGAAATTCAGAACAAAAGATTTGACAATGTGGGTAGAAATGAGTATGGAGATGATTCGTTCAAGACGCCAGAGAAGAAGGTGAGAGTGGAGAATGAGGTTGAAGAGACCCCGATGACAATGGATGAAACAGAGAGAGTGTTTAAGCATTCAAACACAGCGCCTCCTGAGATGAGAGGAGGAGGAGTAATGGTGGGTGGTGGGAATGTTGGGTACGGTAACAATGCTGATTTCTTTAGAGTTTTAGGTGACATTGATGATCACTTCCTTAAAGCTTCCGAGAATGCACAAGAGGTTTCAAAGATGCTTGAGGCTACTCGATTGCATTACCACTCAAACTTTGCTGATAATCGAG GACATATTGACCATGCAGCTCGGGTAATGCAAGTCATTACGTGGAACAAATCATTTAAGGGTGTACCTAGTGATGGTAGTAAGGATGATTATGACATCGATGAATGTGAGACACATGCCACCGTTTTGGACAAATTGCTGGCGTGGGAGAAGAAACTTTATGATGAAATGAAG GCTGGCGAGCTTGTAAAACATGAATATCAGAGGAAAGTTGCCTTGCTAAACAAGCTGAAGAAACGGAATGCTAGTTTGGAATCTCTGGAAAAGACAAAGGCTGCTGTTAGCCATTTGCATACGCGATATATAGTTGACATGCAGTCATTGGATTCAACTGTTAGTGAAGTAaatgacattcgtgacaagcaGCTCTACCCTAAGCTGGCTACTCTTGTTCAAGG GATGGTAAGCATGTGGGAGTTCATGTTTAGTCATCACAAGAACCAGCTGCAGATGGCTACTGATCTCAAAGCCATTGAGATCTCCAGATTCCCCTTAGAAACAAGCAAACACCATCATGAACGTACGATTCAGCTTGGTAATGTTGTCAAGGAATGGCATGATCATTTTGACAACCttgtgaaaaatcaaaaactataCATCCAAACACTGTATAACTGGTTGAAGCTAAATCTCATACCCATTGAAAGCAGCCTAAAAGAAAAAATCTCGTCACCTCCTCGAGCCCAGAATCCCCCAATTCAAGCCCTTCTCCACTCATGGCAGGAGCTTCTTGAGAAGCTGCCTGATGAGCTTGCCAAAAGTGCCATTGCTTCCTTTGAAGCTGTGATAAGGACCATCATTATTCATCAGGAGGAAGAGATGAAGCTGAAGGAGAAGTGTGAGGAAACTAGAAAAGAATACATACGCAAAAGACAAGCATTTGAAGATTGGTACCAAAAGTATATGCAACGTAGAACTCCACCCGATATGACAGATCCCGATAGAGCTACAGAGTCCAACCCAAAAGATCCCGTTGTGGAAAAGCAGTTGCTTGTGGATACATTGAAGAAGAGGTTGGACGAGGAGACAGAAGCTCACCAGAAGCACTGTATTCAAGTTAGGGAGAAGTCATTAGGGAGTCTCAAGATCCGGTTGCCTGAGCTGTTCCGAGTTATGTCGGAGTATTCTTATgcatgtctagaggcatatggtCGATTAAGATTGATCATACAGTCAAAGCTCTCAAACGGGAGTTCGTAA